GGCAGGTTGATCATTAATTTTTACCGTTTTATCCAGCTCACTAATGGAGTAATTATTAAGAATAAACTCTTTAATTTTTTTAGAATTGTTAAAGTATTGATCAGCTGTGTCAGCAATTGTTCTTAATGCAGTTTGTTCTGCTGGACTTAGATTAGGCAGCTGTTGATATTGTTGTACTGTATTGGAAATATTTTGGTAGTTTTGGTCAATTCTTCCATAATATTTATCAGTTTTGCGTAAAACATAATTTTTAAAATTATGAATGAGGCCCCCATAACCCAGATTTTCCTGAATGGTTTCCAGTAATTCACTTCTTTTTGCTGCTTCATGTTGATACTTAGTCCAACTTAGTTTTATTGGAGTAAGTGCTTGATAAGAGAAAAAGGATGAGCCAATAAATATGATGGAAAGGGCAACAAGTAAACAGATAAACTTTTGTCGAACAGACAAATGCGATAATAAGCTCATAGCTTCATCCTTGAAGATAGGTTAGTTAAAAACCCTTATTATTATAGCTGGCAGAGTAGCAACTTACATTTGGCTTACTTATAGTTAATCATAACGATTAGAAATTAAATTAGGTGATTATTTGTTCATGATCATATGGCTGGAGCATAGACTATAACCAAAAGACATAACTCGTTTATCCTTACGGATACTACGCATTGCTATTAAAGCCCAGTCTGGTTAGTATTCCACGGCTATTCTGTTGATAGTATCTTATTGAGTTTTTCATACATCTGAAGAAACTTGACACATATGTATTGTGGATGGTTGGGTTGAAATTGGTTAGGTTAAAATAAAGTGACCAGAGTTATCATCAAAAGCTGCCAACTGCAATTCTTCTGCTCTCCAGAGAATACCGATCTCTATGGATTTTCCTCTTTTCATTAAGACTTAACGTTTTTTTGCTAGTCAATCCCTGCTGCGAATAGCTCAGCCCTTTAACTGCGGCGCCACTTGTATTGATTTATTGTGAGTGCTTGTTAGTTAGCTTGCTATGGGTTTAAAGAGGCTGTTACTAATGACTTGTGCGCGCTTCGCAATAGGATTGTGTTTCTTTCAGTGAACCTCATGGTTAAAAAATAGTTGTTAGAGGTTAGGATGCGATATTTGCTTTCTAAGCGTTCTTTGGCAGATACTTTTGCTTTCATTTCTTTTGCATTTGTTACAGGGTTGTTTTTTGAGATTGTAGTAACAGGGCTTTCCGTTGAGCAGTCGCTTCAGTCTCGGCTGGTGAATATTCCTGTTAATCTACTTATAGCAACACCTTATGGGTTGTTTCGTGACTGGATTTTCAAGCTGTTTAATGCAGCAGATGCTTCTCAGATAAAACGCTCGATGGTGGACACGTTAGCTTTTATTTTATTTCATCCAACTATTTATGGGTTAACGTTAGTACTGGTTGGTGCAAATCCTGAACAAATTGTTACCGCTTGTAGTGTGTTAATTGTTGCCTCTATTTTTATGGCGAGGCCCTATGGCATTTACTTACAGTTCTGTCGAGGCCTGTTCAAAATTGAAGCAGTACCAAGTGGTGTATCCTGAAATAAGGAGGAGCATTAAGCTTGTGTATATAAGGTAATCAGGGTAGATATGTAACTGATCTCATCCTGCCCCTTGTGAAGCATCGCAAGGGGGAGAGAATACACAGAGTCTTCTTCCCTATTAGCCGCGTTGCAGTGTCTTCAAATTAATCAGTCTGTAAATCATCTCAAAGCTTCTATTCCCCCTTCCTGCGTTGGTCTTTATTGGTCAACCCTTTACAGACTATGACTATTTAGTCTAGTTTTGTGCACCCTTGCTCAGATGTTTGATTTAGGTTGACTATAAGATACCATTAGAAACAAAATGATAATATATGTAACTGAAAGTAAGTTATTGTTATTGTATATATTTCTAATGATTATAAAAAGTGTGATTTTAGGGGTTGATTATTTTAAAAAGTTATAAATAATAGAAAGCTGTTGGTTATTTGATCAAAGATACTTAGTTAATAACTTGCAAATTAAGCTGAGTGCTTGCAAAAGGTTGAACAGTCAAGCAAGGCAAATAAAGTCAGTGTAGTCAGTTGAGCTGGTGGAAAAGCCGGCTGCAAAAAGCTGACTAAAAATGAGTTGAACCGTTAGGAGTCAATAAGCTTTTGAAAACAAAAAACAGACAAAAGCCTAAAACTAGCATACTAACAATAAAAAATGGTTATCTTTTTATCGCTTCTTAAAACACTTTATAACGTTTAAATATTAAACATTAATGAATAGTAGATAATGATTTTTTGAATAACATTGTCGCTATACTTCGTTGCTTTGCCAATTGTGTAGGGGATATAAATGGCATTACTAGAAGTAAAAAACCTAAAAATAGAATTTCCTTCTCGCTTTGGTATTGCTACTGCAGTTCATGATGCCAGCTTTTTAGTAGAGCCTGGTGAAATTGTTGGTTTAGTAGGAGAAAGTGGCGCGGGTAAATCAACAATTGGTAATGCCATTATTGACTTACTGAGCCCGCCAGGTCGAGTGGCTGGAGGAGAAGTATTTTTACAGGGAAAGAAAATATCACAGCTATCAGCAGATAAAATTCGAGAGATTCGAGGCCAACAAATTGGCTTTATTTTTCAAGATCCTATGACATCTCTTAATCCATTGCTGACGATTGAACAGCAGCTGGTTGAGACCGTTTTAGCCAATAGTAAAGTATCCACTCAGCAAGCACGACAAAAAGCTTTAGACATGCTACAGCAGGTGGGTATACCAGAGCCTGAAGTTCGAATTAAGCAGTATCCTCACCAGTTTTCTGGTGGAATGCGTCAGCGGGTTGTTATTGCCATTGCTTTATCCTCAGAACCTAAGTTAATTATTGCTGATGAACCTACTACAGCCCTTGATGTATCAATTCAGGATCAGATTCTGGAATTAATCAAAGCACTCTGTAAAGAGCGACAGGTAGGGTGTATTTTGGTTACCCACGATATGGGGGTGATAGCGAATGTCACAGATCGTGTTGCAGTGATGTACCGAGGCAAAATTGTTGAGATGGGAACCACCGAACAAATTTTGAGTAGTCCTGAACATCCTTATACAAAGAGCTTAATCAGTGCTGTCCCTCGTTCAGATGTGAAGTTAGCGCGATTTCCACTGGTTGATTATATTGAAACAGCCGAAGTTGCATTTGAAAAAATAGATATCAGTAACCATTGGCTTGGCCAAGGTAATCATTTTGCTGCAACAGAAGAAGACTACTTGTTAAAAGTAGACAAAGTTTGTTTAAAGTTTAAAACGCAATCTGCACTATTGAAGAAAAACTGCAAGTATGTGCAAGCAGCTGATAATGTTTCTTTTACTGTAAAAGCGGGGGAAACCTTTGGCTTGGTAGGGGAGAGTGGTAGTGGGAAATCAACCATCGCACGAATTATTGCTGGGCTTTATGCGCCTGATTCTGGTGTAATTCAGTTTGCTGGAAAGGAGTTGACAGGATTAACAGAAGCGCAGCGCAGACCATTTCGTCGAGAGTTACAAATGGTTTTCCAAAACCCCTATTCTTCAATGAACCCAAGGATGTGTATAGCAGACATTATTGCTGAACCTATTCGGTTCCATAAGTTAGCCTCTTCTAATCAAGAGATACAACAGATTGTAGGTGATTTATTGGAGCATGTAGGCTTAGGCCGTAAAGCAGGTGTTAAATATCCTCATGAGTTTTCAGGTGGGCAACGCCAGCGAATTTCCATTGCAAGAGCGCTTGCTACAAGGCCTCGGTTTTTAATTTGTGATGAGCCTACTTCTGCGTTAGATGTCTCTGTACAGGCACAAATTCTAAATTTATTAAAAGACTTACAAGACGAATTGTCACTTACTATGTTGTTTATTAGCCATGATTTGCCGGTTATACGCCAGGTGTGTGACCGTATTGGGGTAATGCGCTATGGCAAATTGATTGAAGTGGCAGAGACAGAGCAGTTATTTACTAGTCCACAACATGAATATACACAACAGCTACTAGATTTAATGCCAAAGCTAACCCAGTTGTCCCGAGAAGGTTTGGAGATTGTGGAATAATAAGCTTAATGGTAAAAGTGGTTGGAGTGGTAATTAAATTACCACGTTACCCAACAAAAGTTTTCAAAGGGCTTTTAGTAAAGGGTAAAATTCGATCATTTTGCTGTTAATCAAAGAGTAGTGAATAACTTGTTGTTTGTTACTCTTTAAATGCCTGAAGTGGCGAAAGCCGGGCTTGAGGGCAGCAATAATAATCAAATAGGAGATATTAGGGGTATAATATGAAACGTGGAGTAACCTTAATGGCGAGTGTTGCCCTAGCTGCAACGATGAGCTTTGGTGCAGTCGCTAAAACACTTAAAATGGCCTATGACGCAGACCCTGTCTCGCTTGACCCTCATGAGCAGCTTTCAGGCGGTACACTTCAGTTGTCGCATATGGTGTTTGATCCATTGGTCCGCTGGGATAGAAACTTAAAAGTTGAAGGGCGCCTGGCTGAACGTTGGGAGCGGATAGACAACAAAACAGTTCGTTTTTTTCTACATAAAGGCGTTAAATTTCACTCAGGAAATGAACTAACAGCACTGGATGTTAAGTGGACCTTTAACCGTTTAAGAACCAGCCCAGATTTTAAAGCCATCTTTGCGCCTTTTGATGAGGTCAAGGTGGTTGATAAATATACCATTGACTTGGTGACAGCAGAGCCTTATCCATTGACACTGAATGCAGCTACGTACATTTTTCCAATGGATAGTAAGTTTTATACCGGCTTCGATAATAATAATAAATCCAAAGATGCTTTGGTAAAACATGGTAATTCTTATGCTTCCACCAATGCATCTGGTACCGGTGCGTTTATGGTTACTAAGCGTGAGCAAGGGGTTCGGGTTGATTTCAAACGCTTTGATCAATACTGGGATAAAAAATCACCTGGCAATGTTAAAGAGATTGTACTAACCCCGATTAAAGAAGCACCAACTCGGGTTGCCGCGTTATTGTCAGGGGACGTAGATTTTATCGCTCCTGTGCCGCCTACTGACTTAGATCGGATCAAGAAAGACCCTAAAGTTGATTTGGTTACCATATCAGGCACTCGCATCATTACTTTTCAATTAAATCAGCAACGAGTGGAAGCGTTTAAAAACCCGAAAGTACGTCAAGCCATTGTTTATGCTATTAATAACGAGGGGATTGCAAAGAAAATTATGCGAGGGTTTGCTACCCCTGCTGCTCAACAAAGCCCAAAAGGCTATTCAGGATTTAATCCAAACCTCAAGCCTCGCTACGACTTAAATAAAGCTAAGCAATTAATGAAAGAAGCGGGTTATGAAAAGGGTTTTAGTGTGACCATGATGGCGCCTAATAACCGCTATGTGAATGATGCTAAAATCGCTCAGGCAACTGCCAGTATGTTGGCCAAAATCAATATTAAAGTTGATTTAAAAACTATGCCAAAAGCACAATATTGGGCAGAGTTTGATAAGCGTGCAGCAGATATCATGATGATTGGCTGGCATTCTGATACAGAAGACTCAGCTAACTTTACTGAATTTTTATTAATGTGTCCTGATAAGGAAACGGGGTTTGGTCAGTATAATAGTGGCAACTATTGCAACCCAGCAGTTGATAAATTAGTCATTCAAAGTGGTAAGGAAACTGATCCTGCTAAACGGGCTGCGATGCTGCAAAAAGTAGAACAAATGCTTTATGATGATGCGGCATTCGTTCCTTTACACTGGCAGGATTTAGCTTGGGCGTCTAAGAAAAATGTTAAAATTGACCCAATCGTGAATGTAATGAACTTCCCTTATCTGGGTGATCTGGTCATTGAATAATGGTGTCTCTCTAGTGCTGTTTCCTTAACAGGAAGCAGTACTCACCAGTAACGTCCTGCTATGAAGGAAGGTTGACGTAGAAGTCATGAGTTGTGTTTTTGCGGCAGCCTTCCTGGCTACTGCACGTAAATAATGGTTTAAAGCATGATTGCATTTTTGGGTAAACGGCTACTGCAAGCAGTAGTGGTAATGCTTATATTAAGTTTAATCGGGTTTGCTATCCAGGATAACTTAGGTGATCCGTTAAGAGAGATGGTGGGCCAGTCAGTTTCAGAGCAAGAGCGGGAAGCGCTAAAAGATAAATTAGGCTTAAATGACCCCTTTTTAGAACAATATTGGCGGTTTCTGAAAAAAGCGGTGAAAGGTGATTTAGGCACTTCTTATTTTTTTAAGGAACCTGCGCTTGATGTGATTTTAAAGAAACTCCCAGCTACATTAGAACTGGTGTTTGGTGCCACGTTAGTCATTATTTTCCTGTCAGTTCCCTTGGGTGTTTATTCAGCTATTAAGCCTAATAGCTGGTTTTCCAAAGCAATCATGGGGTTTAGTACCATTGGTATTTCAATACCTGTGTTTTTAACAGCAATTATGCTGGTTTATGTCTTTGCGATTGAATTAAATTGGATGCCTTCCTTTGGTCGAGGAGAGCTTGTTCATATAGTAGGGTATTGGGAAACAGGTTTTTTAACGGGTGATGGTTTATTACATTTAGTGCTGCCCAGTATTGCTTTAGCCAGCATCATGCTGCCTTTATTTATTCGATTAATTCGTTCAGAAATGCTGGAAGTATTGCATGCAGAATATGTACGATTTGCTTGGGCTAAAGGGTTAGCTAAATACCGTGTTTGGTTTATTCATGCACTAAAAAATACACTACTACCTGTTGTCACCGTTGGTGGAGTTCAGATAGGTACCATGGTGGCATATACTATTTTGACCGAAACTGTATTTCAGTGGCCAGGTATGGGCTTTATGTTTTTGGAAGCGATTAATCGTGCTGATATTCCTTTAATTCAGGCTTATTTGATTGTGGTAGGGTTAATTTTTGTGATTACCAATACCATAGTTGACCTTATCTATGGGCTGATTGATCCTACAGTGAATGTGACAGGGGGTAGTAAATGAGTACATCAACATCAGCCTGGCAGCGTTTTAAAAACTCTGATCTACTCTTTTATTTTAAAAAGGATAAAGTAGCAATTGGTGCAGCTATCATATTTTTAGTGATGGTTATTGCTGCTGTAACCGCTCCATTAACAGCCCCTTTTAACCCTTATGATCTGGCCAGTATCGATGTGATGGATTCCACTTTGCCTCCTGTTTGGCAGGGAGGTGAGGCTGATGAGCGATTTTTACTGGGGACTGATAATCAAGGGCGGGATATGTTGAGTACCATTCTGTATGGCACTCGAACTTCATTAATTATCGGTTTGTTTGCAGTATTATTACAATCAGTATTAGGTATCGCTATAGGTCTAGCAGCCGGTTACTACGGTGGAAGGGTAGAAAGCTTTTTAATGCGTTTAGCTGATGTACAGCTGTCCTTTTCGACTTTGATGGTAGCAATCGTCGTATCTACTTTTTTTCAGGCAAAACTTGGTACAGAAGTTTTTCATGAAGTAGCTATTTATTTACTCGTCATTATCATTGGTTTTTCTGAGTGGCCTCAGTTTGCTCGTACTATTCGTGCATCGGTATTAGCAGAGAAAGAAAAAGAATATGTTCAAGCGGCACAAGTAATGGGCTTTGGTGGGCTACGTATTATGATACGGCATATTCTACCTAATTGTTTACCACCAATCTTTGTTATTGCTACTGTTCAAGTAGCCAATGCCATTATGAGTGAAGCAGCGCTTTCCTTCTTAGGACTAGGCATGCCAGAAACAACTCCTTCTTTAGGTTCACTCATCCGCAGTGGGTTTGAATACTTATTAAGTGGTAGCTGGTGGATTACGGTTATCCCAGGTCTTGTGTTAGTGGTTTTAGTACTGGCTATTAATTTACTGGGTGACTGGCTTAGGGATGTGCTGAACCCTAAGTTGTATAAAGAAATCTAGCGTTAAGGATACTATTAACAATAGTAGTTGCTAGTTGTAGTGTACTACATTAAGCCCTCTAATCATTAGATTAGAGGGCTTTTTTATGTCTGTTTTTTAGCCTTTCGGTTGCTGTTTTTTTAAAAGGTCAACTTTAGTAAATATGCCAAACAGATTGGTTTTGCATGTGCCACTAAATGTTTTACTTGTTTGAGAATAATGGGAGTGAAGAGTATATTTTATATAGGGTGTCTCTAATAATTGTTTATACACTCAGCGGAACCTGAGGGGCGCTTGCACAAGACGGCTTGCGAAGTGTAAGGCTATAGCAATGAATCTCATAGGGAGACTAAATGCAAAACTCAATATGGCTAGTGGCATTGGCTAACTTTGCATTGTTGATGATGGTGTTGGTAATAGTACTTAGTTGGCAGTTAGCTAAATTAAAAAAAATAGCGAAAATCCGGACTAGGTCTTCTGAAAATAGTCAATTAAGTTTTATTGAAACCTGTATTAACGATGCTCAACGTAGCTTAGATAGAGTGGGCGAAGTTAGCCTTAGTGACATTTTGCTGCAACAAATTACGAAACGACATATTCTTGCCTTTCGTAAACAAGTTTTATTGGCAGAAAAAAAGAGTTTTACTGATACTGACGATGACCAGTCTAACCCAAGCAAAACGGAAGACTTAGTGTTTCATGCCTATAATGAGCTTTTATGTCAGTTGCAACAAAGTTTTAAAACGATAGTCGACAAGCAGCAATACAGCTTTTGTGATCACTTAACTAAGCAGGTTGAGATTACGACTCAGCAAGAGCGTTTTTATGGGCAGGTTAATCTTGATGAGGTTGCTATTGCTCACTTATCTCGTCAAGCGGTGCTAGCGTTGAGAAAAGCACTGTTTTCATTAGAAGCTGAACTGCTAAGAAAAGATTTTACAACAAGCCAGTTTTATGAAGCGCTTTTTAATCAATATTGCGCTTTATTCCAGAAAGTAGCATCGCCCGAAAAGCTATTAGTAGTTGGTGAAAATGAGTATGGAAATAACTATACAAAGCTGGTGGTAGAGCAATATAAAAAAGAATTGCAGTGTTGTAATAAAAGGTTAAAACAGCAGGAACAACTGCTTGCGCTTAACAAAGCTGAAATTAATAACTGTTTGCACAATAAAGGTCTTGCTAGTGATAGTGCTAAACGTATGGAAAGAGTTGCTGAATATAATGAACTATTAGAAGTTGCTCGATTCCAGGTAACGCAGCTAAAAAAAGAAATAAAAGAGAAAGATACAACAATTGTTCATTTGAAAATGAAAAGCAATCGGCTACAACAAAATACTGATAGTATATTAAAGGATGTACTACAGGATGATGTATCCATGAGAAAAATGCGACAAGACTTTTGTGATGAAATAACAAAACTAAAACAGGAAATAGGTGCTCTTAAAACAGAAAAACAAAGTATAGAAGTCAAATTGAAGGATAAAAAACCACTAGCTGCTCGTTCTACTCCATAAATTAGACAATTAAACGCTAATTTATGGAGCAATAATTAATATTAAGCACAATGCTAACAGTTAATTTTTCATTATTTTATAGCAGGGCTCGTAGTGACTACCTGGGAGCTTCATTCGGTGTTGATCGACAAAGGATTGTAGTAATTGATCGATATCTGCCATTAGTTCTGGATCACCTGTTAACTTAAATGGGCCATGTTGCTCGATTGCTTGAATACCGACTTCTTTGACATTGCCTGCAACAATACCGGACATTGCTCGCCTTAGATTGGCGGCTAAAAGGTAGGTAGGTTGATCTTTAGTCAGCTTTAATGCTGCCATCTCTTCATGGGTAGGCTCAAATGGCAGTTGAAATTCGTGGTCAATGGTGAGCAACCAATTAAAATGATAAGCATCGCCTGTTTTTTTACGGAATTTAGAAACCTCTTCAAGTCCTTGTTTCATCTCTTTAGCAACGGCAGGTGGATTTTCGATAATTATTTTATAACGTCGTTGTGCTTCTGTTCCTAAGGTTTTGCCAATAAATTTATCTATTTGCTGAAAGTACTCTTTAGCTTTAACTGGGCCAGTAAAGATGAGAGGAAAAGGAATGTGTTGATTTTTAGGGTGAAGTAAAATACCTAATATATAAAGAATTTCTTCACAGGTACCGGGTCCACCAGGAAACACAACAATTCCATGGCCAAGACGTACAAACGCTTCCAAGCGCTTTTCAATGTCAGGCATGATAATAAGTTCATTGACTATTGGGTTAGGTGATTCTGCAGCAATGATACCTGGCTCAGTTAAACCAATAAAACGGCTTCCACTTGTGCGCTGTTTAGCATGTCCAATAGTAGCCCCTTTCATAGGCCCTTTCATTGCACCTGGGCCGCACCCAGTACAGATATGATAGCCTCGTAAGCCAAGCTGATAGCCAACACGTTTAGTATATTTATATTCATAGTCAGAAATTGAGTGGCCTCCCCAGCAAACCACTAGGTTTGGCAGAATTTTGGGCACAAAGGCTTTGGCATGACGCAGCATATGAAAAACCATATTGCTGATATCATCTGATTTATTGGTGTCAAACTGCTTGTCGGTGGACACTTCATTGGCAACGTAAAGAATATCCCTAACAACAGAGAATAGGTTTTGACGTATACCTTTGATCAGCTTTCCATCAACAAAAGCATCACTTGGTGCATTAATTAGTTCTAGTTTGAGGCCACGATGTTCTTGAATGATACGTATATCAAAATCTTTATGCTGTTCTAAAATTTTATAAGGGTTATCAGAGTGTTCATCACAGTTAAGCGCAGCTAAGGCACACTGGCGAAACAGTTTATATAGCCCTCCTTGAGAGGTGTCTTGTAACTTGCTGACTTCGCTGCTGGATAGCACATTCATGGCACCTATTGGGCTAACAACAGTAGAAATTGACTCTTCCTGCTTCATGTTAAAACGTTACCTTTTGTTTACTTTGCTTCTCTTGGTATAGCATAACAAGGAC
The DNA window shown above is from Spartinivicinus poritis and carries:
- a CDS encoding ABC transporter permease, which codes for MSTSTSAWQRFKNSDLLFYFKKDKVAIGAAIIFLVMVIAAVTAPLTAPFNPYDLASIDVMDSTLPPVWQGGEADERFLLGTDNQGRDMLSTILYGTRTSLIIGLFAVLLQSVLGIAIGLAAGYYGGRVESFLMRLADVQLSFSTLMVAIVVSTFFQAKLGTEVFHEVAIYLLVIIIGFSEWPQFARTIRASVLAEKEKEYVQAAQVMGFGGLRIMIRHILPNCLPPIFVIATVQVANAIMSEAALSFLGLGMPETTPSLGSLIRSGFEYLLSGSWWITVIPGLVLVVLVLAINLLGDWLRDVLNPKLYKEI
- the ppnN gene encoding nucleotide 5'-monophosphate nucleosidase PpnN, whose translation is MKQEESISTVVSPIGAMNVLSSSEVSKLQDTSQGGLYKLFRQCALAALNCDEHSDNPYKILEQHKDFDIRIIQEHRGLKLELINAPSDAFVDGKLIKGIRQNLFSVVRDILYVANEVSTDKQFDTNKSDDISNMVFHMLRHAKAFVPKILPNLVVCWGGHSISDYEYKYTKRVGYQLGLRGYHICTGCGPGAMKGPMKGATIGHAKQRTSGSRFIGLTEPGIIAAESPNPIVNELIIMPDIEKRLEAFVRLGHGIVVFPGGPGTCEEILYILGILLHPKNQHIPFPLIFTGPVKAKEYFQQIDKFIGKTLGTEAQRRYKIIIENPPAVAKEMKQGLEEVSKFRKKTGDAYHFNWLLTIDHEFQLPFEPTHEEMAALKLTKDQPTYLLAANLRRAMSGIVAGNVKEVGIQAIEQHGPFKLTGDPELMADIDQLLQSFVDQHRMKLPGSHYEPCYKIMKN
- a CDS encoding ABC transporter ATP-binding protein, with protein sequence MALLEVKNLKIEFPSRFGIATAVHDASFLVEPGEIVGLVGESGAGKSTIGNAIIDLLSPPGRVAGGEVFLQGKKISQLSADKIREIRGQQIGFIFQDPMTSLNPLLTIEQQLVETVLANSKVSTQQARQKALDMLQQVGIPEPEVRIKQYPHQFSGGMRQRVVIAIALSSEPKLIIADEPTTALDVSIQDQILELIKALCKERQVGCILVTHDMGVIANVTDRVAVMYRGKIVEMGTTEQILSSPEHPYTKSLISAVPRSDVKLARFPLVDYIETAEVAFEKIDISNHWLGQGNHFAATEEDYLLKVDKVCLKFKTQSALLKKNCKYVQAADNVSFTVKAGETFGLVGESGSGKSTIARIIAGLYAPDSGVIQFAGKELTGLTEAQRRPFRRELQMVFQNPYSSMNPRMCIADIIAEPIRFHKLASSNQEIQQIVGDLLEHVGLGRKAGVKYPHEFSGGQRQRISIARALATRPRFLICDEPTSALDVSVQAQILNLLKDLQDELSLTMLFISHDLPVIRQVCDRIGVMRYGKLIEVAETEQLFTSPQHEYTQQLLDLMPKLTQLSREGLEIVE
- a CDS encoding ABC transporter permease; its protein translation is MIAFLGKRLLQAVVVMLILSLIGFAIQDNLGDPLREMVGQSVSEQEREALKDKLGLNDPFLEQYWRFLKKAVKGDLGTSYFFKEPALDVILKKLPATLELVFGATLVIIFLSVPLGVYSAIKPNSWFSKAIMGFSTIGISIPVFLTAIMLVYVFAIELNWMPSFGRGELVHIVGYWETGFLTGDGLLHLVLPSIALASIMLPLFIRLIRSEMLEVLHAEYVRFAWAKGLAKYRVWFIHALKNTLLPVVTVGGVQIGTMVAYTILTETVFQWPGMGFMFLEAINRADIPLIQAYLIVVGLIFVITNTIVDLIYGLIDPTVNVTGGSK
- the alaE gene encoding L-alanine exporter AlaE, with product MRYLLSKRSLADTFAFISFAFVTGLFFEIVVTGLSVEQSLQSRLVNIPVNLLIATPYGLFRDWIFKLFNAADASQIKRSMVDTLAFILFHPTIYGLTLVLVGANPEQIVTACSVLIVASIFMARPYGIYLQFCRGLFKIEAVPSGVS
- a CDS encoding ABC transporter substrate-binding protein; the encoded protein is MKRGVTLMASVALAATMSFGAVAKTLKMAYDADPVSLDPHEQLSGGTLQLSHMVFDPLVRWDRNLKVEGRLAERWERIDNKTVRFFLHKGVKFHSGNELTALDVKWTFNRLRTSPDFKAIFAPFDEVKVVDKYTIDLVTAEPYPLTLNAATYIFPMDSKFYTGFDNNNKSKDALVKHGNSYASTNASGTGAFMVTKREQGVRVDFKRFDQYWDKKSPGNVKEIVLTPIKEAPTRVAALLSGDVDFIAPVPPTDLDRIKKDPKVDLVTISGTRIITFQLNQQRVEAFKNPKVRQAIVYAINNEGIAKKIMRGFATPAAQQSPKGYSGFNPNLKPRYDLNKAKQLMKEAGYEKGFSVTMMAPNNRYVNDAKIAQATASMLAKINIKVDLKTMPKAQYWAEFDKRAADIMMIGWHSDTEDSANFTEFLLMCPDKETGFGQYNSGNYCNPAVDKLVIQSGKETDPAKRAAMLQKVEQMLYDDAAFVPLHWQDLAWASKKNVKIDPIVNVMNFPYLGDLVIE